From the genome of Candidatus Nanopelagicales bacterium, one region includes:
- a CDS encoding transglycosylase domain-containing protein: MLPPPQGRRRNPVGVFARLLLFVLVAGLAGVLVAAAFLPLVGGLGVTVRSAVTGFEELPDQLSTPPLPQRSVILAADGSLLATLYYQNRVEVPLTSVAPIMRQALVAIEDSRFLEHRGIDLRGTMRALATNTTAGGVQQGGSTLTMQYVKNVLVNNADNAEEVAAARARTPIRKLREIRYALALERRFTKDQILERYINIVYFGAGAYGVEAASRRYFSKPASKLTLPEAATLAGIVQQPTAYDPTRNPRLSTVRRDVVLRRMAEVGFITQAQAARAAAVPMKKILKPKRVRNGCTSSYAPFFCDYVVRILQSDPAFGETTAAREALLKRGGLTIRTTLQPQTQDAAYQAAITQIPIKDDSRRAAAIAMVQPGTGQILAMAQNRKWGTSGRGRTTYNYVVDQAYGGTIGMQAGSTFKVFTLAAALEAGVSPFEPISSPSPKTFEDFVNCETGAPFGPITFRNSTGQGTFDMRKATAYSINTYFVALEERTGLCRPAEIAEKMGVRLATGGDLYRVPSFTLGTMEISPLSLAGAYAAFANHGEYCRPIAILQVSDRTGKRLPIPSAKCKQVVEPEIADTVTSLLTGVIDGNISGRTGQAMSLGRPAAGKTGTTNDSAAVWFAGYTPELAAAVWVGDPRGGYAYPMKNVVINGVYYGQVFGSTMPGPIWKNAMLGALAGTPEQDFQLTSTWGLGAATDAEKYGNPLEASPGPSESGDPSESASASPTTAEPTRDPTPTAAPQPKPTSSSPRPTTSAPAPKPTSSAPAPKPTSSAPAPKPTSSAPAPQPTSAAPAPKPTSAAPQSQAPPPPASPAG, from the coding sequence GTGCTGCCACCCCCCCAGGGACGACGACGCAACCCGGTGGGGGTCTTCGCACGCCTGCTGCTCTTCGTCCTCGTGGCGGGGCTCGCAGGCGTCCTCGTCGCGGCCGCATTCCTCCCGCTCGTCGGCGGTCTCGGCGTCACGGTCCGCTCGGCCGTCACCGGCTTCGAGGAGCTGCCCGACCAGCTGTCCACCCCGCCGCTGCCGCAGCGCTCGGTCATCCTGGCGGCGGACGGCTCGCTGCTGGCGACGCTGTACTACCAGAACCGGGTCGAGGTCCCCCTCACCTCGGTCGCCCCGATCATGCGCCAGGCCCTGGTGGCCATCGAGGACTCGCGCTTCCTGGAGCACCGCGGGATCGACCTGCGCGGGACCATGCGCGCGCTGGCCACCAACACGACGGCCGGCGGCGTCCAGCAGGGCGGCTCGACCCTGACCATGCAGTACGTCAAGAACGTGCTGGTCAACAACGCGGACAACGCCGAGGAGGTCGCGGCCGCCCGGGCCAGGACCCCCATCCGCAAGCTCCGCGAGATCCGCTACGCGCTCGCGCTCGAGCGGCGCTTCACCAAGGACCAGATCCTCGAGCGCTACATCAACATCGTGTACTTCGGCGCCGGGGCGTACGGCGTCGAGGCCGCGTCCCGTCGCTACTTCAGCAAGCCCGCGAGCAAGCTGACCCTGCCCGAGGCCGCGACGTTGGCCGGGATCGTGCAGCAGCCCACCGCGTACGACCCCACCCGCAACCCGCGGCTGTCCACGGTGCGACGCGACGTGGTCCTGCGCCGGATGGCCGAGGTCGGCTTCATCACCCAGGCGCAGGCCGCCCGCGCGGCCGCGGTCCCGATGAAGAAGATCCTCAAGCCCAAGCGGGTCCGCAACGGCTGCACCTCGTCGTACGCGCCGTTCTTCTGCGACTACGTCGTCCGGATCCTGCAGTCCGACCCGGCGTTCGGCGAGACCACGGCGGCCCGCGAGGCCCTGCTCAAGCGCGGCGGCCTGACGATCCGTACGACGCTGCAGCCGCAGACCCAGGACGCCGCCTACCAGGCCGCGATCACCCAGATCCCCATCAAGGACGACAGCCGCCGCGCGGCGGCGATCGCGATGGTCCAGCCCGGGACCGGCCAGATCCTGGCCATGGCGCAGAACCGGAAGTGGGGGACGTCCGGCCGCGGCCGCACGACGTACAACTACGTCGTCGACCAGGCCTACGGCGGCACGATCGGGATGCAGGCCGGGTCGACCTTCAAGGTGTTCACGCTCGCCGCGGCGCTCGAGGCCGGCGTGTCCCCGTTCGAACCGATCAGCTCGCCGAGCCCGAAGACCTTCGAGGACTTCGTCAACTGCGAGACCGGCGCCCCCTTCGGCCCCATCACGTTCCGCAACTCCACCGGCCAGGGCACCTTCGACATGCGCAAGGCGACGGCCTACTCCATCAACACCTACTTCGTGGCCCTGGAGGAACGCACCGGGCTGTGCCGGCCGGCCGAGATCGCGGAGAAGATGGGGGTCCGCCTGGCCACCGGCGGCGACCTGTACCGCGTCCCGTCGTTCACCCTCGGCACCATGGAGATCTCGCCGCTGTCCCTCGCCGGCGCCTACGCCGCGTTCGCGAACCACGGCGAGTACTGCCGCCCGATCGCGATCCTGCAGGTCTCCGACCGCACCGGGAAGCGGCTGCCGATCCCGTCGGCCAAGTGCAAGCAGGTCGTCGAGCCCGAGATCGCCGACACCGTCACCAGCCTGCTCACCGGCGTCATCGACGGGAACATCTCCGGCCGCACCGGCCAGGCGATGTCGCTCGGTCGGCCGGCCGCGGGCAAGACGGGGACGACGAACGACTCCGCCGCCGTCTGGTTCGCCGGGTACACCCCCGAGCTGGCCGCGGCCGTGTGGGTCGGCGACCCGCGCGGCGGCTACGCGTACCCGATGAAGAACGTCGTGATCAACGGCGTCTACTACGGCCAGGTCTTCGGCTCGACCATGCCCGGACCGATCTGGAAGAACGCCATGCTCGGGGCGCTGGCCGGGACGCCGGAGCAGGACTTCCAGCTGACCTCGACGTGGGGCCTGGGCGCCGCCACCGACGCGGAGAAGTACGGCAACCCGCTGGAGGCCTCCCCCGGGCCGTCGGAGTCCGGCGACCCCAGCGAGAGCGCGTCGGCCTCCCCCACGACGGCGGAGCCGACCCGCGACCCGACTCCGACCGCGGCACCACAGCCCAAGCCGACCTCGAGCTCCCCCAGGCCCACGACGAGCGCGCCGGCCCCGAAGCCGACGTCCAGCGCGCCGGCCCCGAAGCCGACGTCCAGCGCCCCCGCACCCAAGCCGACGTCCAGCGCGCCGGCCCCGCAGCCGACCTCGGCCGCCCCGGCGCCCAAGCCGACCTCGGCCGCGCCGCAGTCGCAGGCACCGCCCCCGCCCGCCAGCCCCGCCGGCTGA
- a CDS encoding GatB/YqeY domain-containing protein gives MSTLKDRLHDDLTAAIKSRDELTAATVRMALAAITNEEVSGKVARELSDDDVVAVLGKEAKKRKESAAAYDDAGRADLADRERAELGVLERYLPEQLDDDALAEIVSAAVVQARADGAEGPRAMGVVMKIVQPQVAGRADGGRVAALVKQQLGLG, from the coding sequence ATGAGCACCCTGAAGGACCGCCTGCACGACGACCTCACCGCCGCCATCAAGTCCCGCGACGAGCTGACCGCCGCCACCGTACGCATGGCCCTGGCTGCGATCACCAACGAGGAGGTCTCGGGCAAGGTGGCCCGGGAGCTGTCCGACGACGACGTCGTCGCGGTCCTGGGCAAGGAGGCCAAGAAGCGCAAGGAGTCCGCGGCCGCGTACGACGACGCCGGGCGCGCCGACCTCGCCGACCGGGAGCGGGCCGAGTTGGGCGTGCTCGAGCGCTACCTGCCCGAGCAGCTCGACGACGATGCCCTGGCCGAGATCGTCTCGGCCGCGGTGGTGCAGGCCCGCGCGGACGGCGCCGAGGGACCCCGGGCGATGGGCGTGGTGATGAAGATCGTGCAGCCGCAGGTGGCGGGCCGGGCCGACGGCGGCCGGGTGGCCGCGCTGGTCAAGCAGCAGCTCGGCCTCGGCTGA
- a CDS encoding metallophosphoesterase → MRPTTRAFLGLAAAGAAGLAYAHWETTSFRLRHATAPVLDPGQAPLRVLHVSDLHMTPNRHEERSWVRGLRALHPDLVVVTGDFLAHPDAVPVVLDTLEPLMDVPGVFVLGSNDYYAPRPLNPARYLFGPSDIRDDLPTLPWPDLVAGLTSAGWHDLSNARAVVAAGGLRLDVRGVDDPHIRRDRYAEVAGPFDDRADLALGVAHAPYLRVLDAMAADGADLVLAGHTHGGQLCLPGFGALVTNCDLDRSRASGLSTHTSAQDPARTSWLHVSAGLGTSPYAPFRFACPPEATLLTLTARSVLGPVEALG, encoded by the coding sequence GTGCGCCCGACCACCCGTGCGTTCCTCGGCCTGGCCGCGGCCGGCGCCGCGGGGCTGGCCTACGCGCACTGGGAGACCACCTCGTTCCGGCTGCGCCACGCCACCGCACCGGTCCTGGACCCCGGTCAGGCTCCGCTGCGGGTGCTGCACGTCTCCGACCTGCACATGACCCCCAACCGGCACGAGGAGCGCTCCTGGGTGCGCGGGCTGCGCGCCCTGCACCCGGACCTCGTGGTGGTCACCGGCGACTTCCTGGCGCATCCGGACGCGGTCCCGGTGGTGCTCGACACCCTCGAGCCGCTGATGGACGTGCCCGGCGTGTTCGTCCTGGGCAGCAACGACTACTACGCCCCGCGGCCGCTGAACCCCGCGCGCTACCTGTTCGGCCCGTCGGACATCCGCGACGACCTGCCCACGCTGCCCTGGCCGGACCTGGTCGCCGGGCTCACCTCCGCCGGCTGGCACGACCTGTCCAACGCGCGCGCCGTCGTGGCGGCGGGCGGACTGCGCCTGGACGTCCGCGGCGTCGACGACCCGCACATCAGGCGCGACCGCTACGCCGAGGTCGCCGGGCCCTTCGACGACCGCGCCGACCTGGCGCTGGGGGTCGCGCACGCACCGTATCTGCGGGTCCTGGACGCCATGGCCGCCGACGGCGCGGACCTGGTCCTGGCCGGGCACACCCACGGCGGCCAGCTGTGCCTGCCCGGCTTCGGCGCACTGGTGACCAACTGCGACCTGGACCGGTCCCGGGCCAGCGGGCTGTCCACCCACACCAGCGCGCAGGACCCGGCGCGCACGTCCTGGCTGCACGTGTCCGCGGGCCTGGGAACCTCCCCGTACGCGCCGTTCCGCTTCGCCTGCCCCCCGGAGGCCACGCTGCTCACGCTCACCGCCCGGTCCGTTTTGGGGCCGGTCGAGGCGCTGGGCTAG